CCGCGCACCAGGGGCTCGCGGGTGGCGCGGCGCAGCAGCGCTTCCAGGGCCGCGCGGGCGTAACCGTGCCGCCGGTGCGCCGGGGTGACGCCGGTGACCCAGGCCGCGGCGGCGGGGTCCCGCTCGACCTGCCGGGCCCGCAGCCGCCACACCCCGCGCCAGTCCGGGTCCGCGAAGTACGCGGGCAGCGGCACGGGCGAGGGCTTCGAACGTGGCGCCGTCGAGGTGCACGATGCGCACTCGGGGCGCGGTGTGGTCGATCACCGGGCGAGCCGGCCGTGGCCGGAGATCGTCACGCGTTCACCCGCGCGGATCCGCGTCGCCGCGATCCGGGTCCGCGGTCGTTCAAGGCCGAGCACCCGCCCGGGAACAACGCACGGAGCAACAGCGGCGGTCGTCGCGCCGGCTTTTCCCGAGGTCGTCCACATGGCCGCCTCCCGGACCAGTAGAGCACGCAAACCCCGGCCTGCCCGTGTCTTCCGTTGGGGGGCGCCGAGTTGCCGTTGACACCGGGGGACCGCCGGACCGACCACCAGCCCGTCACCGACACCCCGCCCGCGCCCGCGGTCAGAGCGGGTTGGCGTCCGCGGCCGCGCGGACGAACTCGCGCACCCTGGCGGTCGTGTTGGTCTCCAGCCACACCGGGCCGCGGCGGATGGGCGGCGCGTCGTGGATCGGCACGTAGGCCAGGTCGGGCCGGGAGGAGTACCGGGCGGTCAGCTCCCCGACGGGCAGGACGCCACGACCCAGCGCGACCAGCGACAGCATCTCGGGGACGGTGTTGCCGACCGGCCCCTTGGGCACCGGCCGGCCCGACGGGGTGCGCTCGGGGGTGCGGTCGCGCTTGAACGCGGCTGACGTGACCTCCGGGTACTGCACGACCGGGTGGTCGGCCAGCACTTCGAGCGACACGGACCCGGCCGCGGCGAGCGCGTGCCCCGCCGGCACCGCCAGCACCCGCCGCTCCAGCAGCAGCACCGGGCCGTTGGCCATGCCGTCGAACGGGAACGACGCGATGAGCACGTCGACGGTGCCGTCGAGCAGGCCGGAGCGGGTGTTGGCCAGGTGCGCCTCGGTGACGACCACCTCGCAGTCGGGGTGCCGCTCGGAGAACAGGGTGATCGCGCGCAGCAGCACGGGCGCGGCGGTCTCGCCGACGAACGCCACCCGCAGCCGCCCGGTCACCCCGCGCCCGGCGTCCACGGCCCGCCGCACCGCGGCCTCCACCCCGGCCACCAGCGGGCGCAGGTCGTCGGCCAGCCGCGCGCCGATGGGGGTGAGCCGCACGACCCGGCTGGTGCGCTCGAACAGCGGCGCGCCCACCCGCCGCTCCAGCTTCTTGACCACGTGGCTGATCCGGCCGGTGGTCACGCGCAGGCGCTCGGCGGTGCGCCCGAAGTGCAGCTCCTCGGCGAGGGTCAGGAACGTCTCGACCTCGTGCCGTTCGAGCACCCGCCCCACCCCGATCGTTGAACCCGGTTCAACGATCGTAGTCCGATCACGGCTTGGTCGGCGCCCGCCCGGAGGAGATCGTTGATCCCGTCGAAAGGAGCGAACCCCATGACCGTCACCGACTACCTCGCCGCCCTGGACGCCCCGCTGCGCGACATCGGCGAGGAGCTGCGCGCCGTCATCGACCGGGCCCTGCCCGGCACCACCGCCGCGATGTGGCACGGCCACCCGACCTGGAGCGCCGGCGACAAGCCCGGCCGCGACCCGGTCTGCCTGGTCAAGGCCCACCGCGCCCACGTCACCTTCGGCCTGTGGCGCGGCCAGGACGTCGACGACCCGTCCGGCCGCCTCACCCCGGGCGCCAGGCGGATGGCCTCGGTCCGGCTCACCGGCACCGGGGACGTCGACGCCGCCCTGTTCACCGCCTGGCTCCGGCAGGCCCGCGACCTGGACCGGGGGTGACCGCGGTGCGCGTCACCGGGTTCGACCACCTGGTCCTCAACGTCGCCGACGTCGACCGGGCCCTGGACTTCTACTGCGGCACGCTGGGTCTCGAACCGGTCCGCGTCGACCGCTGGCGGGCCGGCGAGGTCCCGTTCCCCTCCGCCCGGGTCAGCGCGGGCACGATCATCGACTTCGTCGCGAGGCCGCGCGGCAGCACCAACGTCGACCACCTCTGCCTGGTCGTCGAGCCCCTGGACTGGGCGGAGGTGATCCGCGCCGGCACCCTGACCGTGCTGGAGGGCCCGGTGCCGCGCTTCGGCGCCCGCGGCACCGCCACCTCGGTCTACGTCGCCGACCCCGACGGCAACACCGTGGAGCTGCGCTGGTACCCGGAGGACGCCTGACCGGTCCGGCGCGCGGCGACGGCCCGCGTTGGGCATCCTGGGGGCGGCGGAAGGAGCGGCGCGTGGGCGTGGGCAGGCCGGTGAAGCGGGTGGCCGTGCTGGTGGCGGGCGGGCTGCTGCTCGTCGTCGGGGTGGCGCTGCTGGTGCTGCCCGGACCGGGGCTGCTGCTGGTGCTCGCGGGCCTGCTCGTGCTGGCCTCGGAGTTCCCGGCGCTGGAGCGGTACGTGGACCCGGTGCGCGACCGGGCCATGAAAGCGGCGGAGGACAGCGTGGCCTCGCCGCTGCGCATCGCCGGTTCGGTGGCCGCCGGCCTGCTGCTGATCGCGGCGGGCGTGGTGTGGGGCGTGGTGGACTCGCTGCCGATGAGCGGCTGGAGCACCGGGTCGAGCCTGGTCCTGTCCGGCCTGGTCCTGCTCGCGCTGCTGGTCTGGAGCTACCGCCGGACCCGGCGCCCGACCTCGCGGTGACCGGCCCGCCACCCCGGTCGACGTCCGCCGCGACCAGTGGGAGTTCGCCGCGACCGCGGTCCGGGACATCGCGCACGGCCCGTCCGCGCCCCGGCCCGTCCGCGCCCCGACCCGACGGTGCCCCGACCCGACCGCGCCCCGCCCCGACCGCGCTCCGCCCCGACCGCGTCCCGACCCGACCGCGTCCCGACCCGACCCGACCGCGCCCCGACCGCGCCGAGGCCGCCCGGTGCCTGGCCAACCGGAGCGCGACCTGTGCCGGGCCGAAGCCCGGGCCCTGCTCGTCGAACTGGAGCTGAAGTGGTGAACCCGGTCCCCGTGACCCCGTTCCGCATCGACATCCCGGAAGCCGACCTGGCCGACCTGAGGGACCGCCTGCTGCGCACCCGCTGGCCGGACCCCGAACCGGTCCCCGACTGGTCGCAGGGCGTGCCGCTGGCCTACCTGCGCGACCTCTGCCACCACTGGGCCACGGCGCACGACTGGCGCGCCACCGAACGACGGCTGAACGCGCTGCCCCAGTTCCGCACCGCGATCGACGGCGTCCACGTCCACTTCCTGCACGTCCGCTCCCCGCACGAGGACGCCCTGCCGCTGGTGCTCACCCACGGCTGGCCCGGTTCGGTGCTGGAGTTCGAGCGGGTGATCCCGCTGCTGACCGAACCGGACGACCCGGCCGACGCCTTCCACCTGGTGATCCCGTCGCTGCCCGGCTACGGCTTCAGCGACCGCCCCGCCGAACCGGGCTGGACGGTGCAGCGGATCGCGGCCGCGTGGCGGGAGCTGATGGCCCGGCTCGGCTACGACCGCTACGGCGCGCAGGGCAGCGACTGGGGCACCAGCGTCACCACGAGCATGGGGCAGCAGGACACCGGGGAGCTGGTGGGCATCCACGTCATGCCGCCGATCGCCGCGCCGGACCCCGCCACGTTCGACGACCTGACCCCGGCGGAGGAGGCGGCGCTGGCCGACCTGCGCCGCGCCCAGGTCGACGGGTCCGGTTACGCCGAGCAGATGACGACCCGGCCGCAGACGGTCGGGTACGCGCTGACCGACTCCCCGGCCGGGCTGTGCGCGTGGATCGTGGAGAAGTTCGCCGCGTGGACCGACAGCGGCGGCGACCCGGAGTCCGTGCTGGGGCGGGACCGGGTGCTCGACGGCGTCTCGCTGTACTGGCTGACCCGCACGGCGGCCTCGTCGGCCCGCCTGTACTGGGAGAGCTTCCGGCAGGTCGGCGCGTGGTTCGGCGAGGCGACCGACGACGTGGTCGCGGTGCCCACCGGGGCCACGGTGTTCCCGAAGGAGGTGCCCCGCCCGTCGCGGCGCTGGGCGGCCAACCGCTACCCCGACATCCGCCACTGGGGCGAACCCGACCGCGGCGGCCACTTCGCCGCGTGGGAGCAGCCGGACCTGTTCGCCGCGGAGCTGCGCGCGTTCTTCCGCCTGGTCCGCTAAGCGGAGGCGGCGGCGCGCGCGACGACGTCCCGCAGGTAGCGGTGCGCGGGGTCCTCGTCGTGCACGGGGTGCCACCACATCGCCTCCAGCAGCGGCCCGACCTCGAACGGGCAGGGCAGGACGCGCACGCCCAGCTCGTCCGGCAGCCGGTCGGCCAGGCGCCGCTGGAGCAGGGCGACCCGGTCCGTGCCGGCGACCAGGCCCGGCACGGTCAGGAACGTCTCGGTGACCACCTGCACGCGCGGCTCGATGCCGTGCAGCCGCAGCCGGCGCGCGGCGGGCGTGGAGGCGGTCGGGCCGTGGTAGGAGGCGACCCACGGCATGGTGCGCAGCTGCTCGACCGTCAGCGAGGCGCCGACCTCGGCGTTGTCCGCGGACACCAGGCAGGCCCACTCGTCGCGGTAGAGGTCCTGGTGGGGCAGGTCCTGGAGGAAGCCGTGCGGCATCAGCAGCAGGTCGACCGCGGCCAGCGACTGCGGGACGGCGTCGACCACCTGCGGGGTGTTCGGGCTCAGCCGCAGCCGCGTGCCGGGTGCCTCGGCGGCCAGCAGCGCCGCGACGGTCGCGCCGAGCACGGCCACCCCGTAGTCGCTCACCAGCAGCGAGAACTCGCGGGTCGAGGACGCGGGGTCGAAGTCGGCCTCGGCGGCGAAGACGCGCTCGACGCCCTGGAGCGCGGTCCGCGCCAGCTCCTTGAGCTGCGCGGCCAGCGGGGTGAGCCGGTAGGAGTTGCCGACCCTGGTCAGCAGCTCGTCGTCGAAGTGCCGGCGCAGCCTGGCCAGGTGCGCGGACACCGCGGGCTGGCTCAGGCCCATCCGCTCGGCCGCCCGGGTGACGCCGCGCTCCTGGAGCAGCGCGTCCAGCGCCACCAGCAGGTTCAGGTCGAGGCTGGTCAGGTTCACAGCCGCCGAGGGTATCGGCCCCGCTGATGTCCGGCATCACCGATTGCATCTTTGCTGATGATCCAAGACGGTCGACAGTGAGGTGCGTCGCTCGAAGAGGAGGACCGACGTGCCACCACCGCTCGACCGCGCCGACCCCGAGGGCGCCATCGCCGCCGCGGCCCGGCGCTGCTCCAACCGGCACCGCTGGGGTGCCGACGACGTCCTGGGCACGCTGAACTTCCTGGACGCGGCCAAGCGCCGCGAGGGCGCCGCCCTGGTGCGCCGGGGCGAGACCTTCTCGCTGGCCCAGCCGTTCGACGCGCACGGCCCGCAGCAGGGCTGGCGCCGCCGCACCAACCCGGTCCACACCATGCTCGACACGGGCCTGGACGCCGAGCGCGGCACCCAGGGCTTCCCGCACGGCTTCGGCGGTGCCGACGACGTGGTCTTCATGCCGCTCCAGGCGTCGACCCAGTGGGACGGCCTCGGGCACGTCTTCGACCACGGCACCGCCTACAACGGCCGCCGCGCGGGCGACGTGGTGACCAGCGAGGGCGACCGGGTCACCGGCATCGAGACCGCCGCCGCGCACCTCGCCGGCCGCGGCGTGCTGCTGGACGTGGGCCGCGTGCTCGGCGACGACGGCGAGCTGCCCGACGGGTTCGCCATCACCGCCGAGCACCTGGGGGCCACCGCCGCCGCGCACGGGCCCACCGCCCGCGTCGGCCGGGGCGACCTGGTGCTGGTGCGCACCGGCCGGCTCACCCGCGCCCGCCGGGAGGGCTGGGGCGACTACGCGGGCGGCGACTCGCCCGGCCTGTCGTTCACCACCGCGGACTGGCTGCACGGCACCGAGATCGCCGGCATCGCCACCGACACGTGGGGCTTCGAGGTGCGGCCCAACGAGTTCGACCACGCCTTCCAGCCCCTGCACCAGGTCGTCATCCCGCACATCGGCCTGTACGTGGGGGAGCTGTGGGACCTGGACGCCCTGGCCGCCGACTGCGCGGCCGACGGCACGTACGAGTTCTGGCTGACCGCCGCCCCGCTGCCGGTGACGGGGGCGGTCGGCGCCCCGGTCGCGCCCGTCGCCGTGAAGTGACCCGGAGGAGATCCCCGTGCCCGCCGCGCACAACGCCCTGGTGATCGGCGGCGGCCTCGCCGGGACCGCCACCGCGGCCCTGCTCGCCGGGGGCGGCGTCGAGGTGGACCTGGTCGAGGTCAGACCGGACGTCACCACCACCGGCTCCGGCATCACCCTCCAGGGCAACGCCCTGCGCGAGCTGCGCGCCCTGGGCGTGTGGGAGCGGGTCCGGGCCGAGGGGTACGGCTTCGACAGCGTGGGCCTGCGCGCCCCCGACGCCCGCGGCACGCTGCTGGTGGAGTTCCCCGACGCCCGCACCGGCGGCCCGGACCTCCCCGCCGCGATGGGCGTGCCCAGGCCGGCGCTCGCCCGCGTCCTGCACGAGCGGGCGGGCGAGGCGGGCGTGCGGACCCGCTTCGGCGTCACCGCGACGGGCCTGGCGCAGGACGGGTCCGGTGTGGACGTCACCTTCTCCGACGCCTCCACCGGCCGCTACGACCTCGTCGTCGGCGCCGACGGCATCCGCTCGGCCACGCGCCGCGCGCTGGGCGTCGAACTGGAGACCCGCCCCACCGGCATGGGCATCTGGCGCGCGTTCGGCCCGCGCCCGGCCTCGGTCACCCGCACCGACCTCTACTACGGCGGCCCCAGCTACATCGCCGGCTACTGCCCGACCGGCGAGGACTCCCTCTACGCCTACGTCGTCGAGGACGCGCGGGACCGCTCCGCCCTCAGCCCCGAGCAGCGGTTGGCGACCATGCGGGACCTCGCCTCCGCCTACCACGGCCCGTGGGACGACATCCGCGACGCGCTCACCGACCCGGCCCGGATCAACTACACCTGGTTCGAGACGCACGTGCTGCCGCCGCCGTGGCACCGCGGCCGCGTCGTGCTGGTCGGCGACGCCGCCCACGCCTGCCCGCCCACCCTCGCCCAGGGCGGCGCGCAGGCGCTGGAGGACGCCGCCGTGCTCGCCGGGCTGCTGCTCGCCGCCGACGCCCTCGACGACGGGCTGCTGGACGCCTTCGCCGCCCGCCGCTTCCCCCGGGCCAGGGCCGTCGTCGAGGCGTCCAACCAGCTCGGCCGGTGGCTGCTCGACCACGAGCGGGGCGACGTGCCCGGCCTCATGGCCCGCATCGCCGCCCTCGTCTCCGAACCCGCCTGACGTGAGGACCACCGAAGTGACCGACCGCCTGATCACCCACCTGCGCCACGTCGACCTCGCCGTGCCCGACCTCGCCCGCCAGCGGGACTTCTTCACCGGCGCGTGGGGCCTGACCGCCGAGCACGGCGACACCGGCATCTCGTTCCTGGCTGCCGAGGGCTCCCCCGAGCAGTACGTGGTGCGGCTGCGCCGGGCCGCCGAGAAGCGGATCGACCTGATCGCCTTCGGCGCCGCCACCCCCGCCGACGTGGACGCCCTGGCCCTGGGCCTGGCCACCGCCGGCGTTCCCCTCGTCGGCGAACCCGGCGCGCTGCGCACCCCGGGCGGC
This portion of the Saccharothrix syringae genome encodes:
- a CDS encoding LysR family transcriptional regulator, with the protein product MLERHEVETFLTLAEELHFGRTAERLRVTTGRISHVVKKLERRVGAPLFERTSRVVRLTPIGARLADDLRPLVAGVEAAVRRAVDAGRGVTGRLRVAFVGETAAPVLLRAITLFSERHPDCEVVVTEAHLANTRSGLLDGTVDVLIASFPFDGMANGPVLLLERRVLAVPAGHALAAAGSVSLEVLADHPVVQYPEVTSAAFKRDRTPERTPSGRPVPKGPVGNTVPEMLSLVALGRGVLPVGELTARYSSRPDLAYVPIHDAPPIRRGPVWLETNTTARVREFVRAAADANPL
- a CDS encoding DUF1801 domain-containing protein, with the protein product MTVTDYLAALDAPLRDIGEELRAVIDRALPGTTAAMWHGHPTWSAGDKPGRDPVCLVKAHRAHVTFGLWRGQDVDDPSGRLTPGARRMASVRLTGTGDVDAALFTAWLRQARDLDRG
- a CDS encoding VOC family protein; this encodes MTAVRVTGFDHLVLNVADVDRALDFYCGTLGLEPVRVDRWRAGEVPFPSARVSAGTIIDFVARPRGSTNVDHLCLVVEPLDWAEVIRAGTLTVLEGPVPRFGARGTATSVYVADPDGNTVELRWYPEDA
- a CDS encoding PGPGW domain-containing protein; this translates as MGVGRPVKRVAVLVAGGLLLVVGVALLVLPGPGLLLVLAGLLVLASEFPALERYVDPVRDRAMKAAEDSVASPLRIAGSVAAGLLLIAAGVVWGVVDSLPMSGWSTGSSLVLSGLVLLALLVWSYRRTRRPTSR
- a CDS encoding epoxide hydrolase family protein codes for the protein MNPVPVTPFRIDIPEADLADLRDRLLRTRWPDPEPVPDWSQGVPLAYLRDLCHHWATAHDWRATERRLNALPQFRTAIDGVHVHFLHVRSPHEDALPLVLTHGWPGSVLEFERVIPLLTEPDDPADAFHLVIPSLPGYGFSDRPAEPGWTVQRIAAAWRELMARLGYDRYGAQGSDWGTSVTTSMGQQDTGELVGIHVMPPIAAPDPATFDDLTPAEEAALADLRRAQVDGSGYAEQMTTRPQTVGYALTDSPAGLCAWIVEKFAAWTDSGGDPESVLGRDRVLDGVSLYWLTRTAASSARLYWESFRQVGAWFGEATDDVVAVPTGATVFPKEVPRPSRRWAANRYPDIRHWGEPDRGGHFAAWEQPDLFAAELRAFFRLVR
- a CDS encoding LysR family transcriptional regulator, which translates into the protein MNLTSLDLNLLVALDALLQERGVTRAAERMGLSQPAVSAHLARLRRHFDDELLTRVGNSYRLTPLAAQLKELARTALQGVERVFAAEADFDPASSTREFSLLVSDYGVAVLGATVAALLAAEAPGTRLRLSPNTPQVVDAVPQSLAAVDLLLMPHGFLQDLPHQDLYRDEWACLVSADNAEVGASLTVEQLRTMPWVASYHGPTASTPAARRLRLHGIEPRVQVVTETFLTVPGLVAGTDRVALLQRRLADRLPDELGVRVLPCPFEVGPLLEAMWWHPVHDEDPAHRYLRDVVARAAASA
- a CDS encoding cyclase family protein; amino-acid sequence: MPPPLDRADPEGAIAAAARRCSNRHRWGADDVLGTLNFLDAAKRREGAALVRRGETFSLAQPFDAHGPQQGWRRRTNPVHTMLDTGLDAERGTQGFPHGFGGADDVVFMPLQASTQWDGLGHVFDHGTAYNGRRAGDVVTSEGDRVTGIETAAAHLAGRGVLLDVGRVLGDDGELPDGFAITAEHLGATAAAHGPTARVGRGDLVLVRTGRLTRARREGWGDYAGGDSPGLSFTTADWLHGTEIAGIATDTWGFEVRPNEFDHAFQPLHQVVIPHIGLYVGELWDLDALAADCAADGTYEFWLTAAPLPVTGAVGAPVAPVAVK
- a CDS encoding FAD-dependent monooxygenase produces the protein MPAAHNALVIGGGLAGTATAALLAGGGVEVDLVEVRPDVTTTGSGITLQGNALRELRALGVWERVRAEGYGFDSVGLRAPDARGTLLVEFPDARTGGPDLPAAMGVPRPALARVLHERAGEAGVRTRFGVTATGLAQDGSGVDVTFSDASTGRYDLVVGADGIRSATRRALGVELETRPTGMGIWRAFGPRPASVTRTDLYYGGPSYIAGYCPTGEDSLYAYVVEDARDRSALSPEQRLATMRDLASAYHGPWDDIRDALTDPARINYTWFETHVLPPPWHRGRVVLVGDAAHACPPTLAQGGAQALEDAAVLAGLLLAADALDDGLLDAFAARRFPRARAVVEASNQLGRWLLDHERGDVPGLMARIAALVSEPA